The proteins below come from a single Kosakonia sp. SMBL-WEM22 genomic window:
- the narH gene encoding nitrate reductase subunit beta, with amino-acid sequence MKIRSQVGMVLNLDKCIGCHTCSVTCKNVWTSREGMEYAWFNNVETKPGTGFPTDWENQEKWKGGWIRKINGKLQPRMGSRAMLLGKIFANPHLPGIDDYYEPFDFDYQNLHNAPESKHQPIARPRSLITGQRMNKINAGPNWEDDLGGEFEKLSRDQNFENMQKAMYGQFENTFMMYLPRLCEHCLNPACVATCPSGAIYKREEDGIVLIDQDKCRGWRMCVTGCPYKKIYFNWKSGKSEKCIFCYPRIEAGMPTVCSETCVGRIRYLGVLLYDADAIENAASTEHEKDLYQRQLDVFLDPHDPAVIAQALEDGVPQSVIDAAQKSPVYKMAMDWKLALPLHPEYRTLPMVWYVPPLSPIQSAADAGELGSNGILPDVESLRIPVQYLANLLTAGDTQPVLLALKRMLAMRHFKRAETVDGVIDTRALEEVGLTEAQAQEMYRYLAIANYEDRFVVPSSHRELAREAFPEKSGCGFSFGDGCHGSDNKFNLFNSRRIDAVNVTVKTEPHA; translated from the coding sequence ATGAAAATTCGTTCACAAGTCGGCATGGTGCTGAATCTCGATAAGTGCATCGGCTGTCATACCTGTTCAGTCACCTGTAAAAACGTCTGGACCAGCCGCGAAGGGATGGAGTACGCGTGGTTTAACAATGTCGAAACCAAACCGGGCACCGGCTTCCCGACCGACTGGGAAAACCAGGAGAAGTGGAAGGGCGGCTGGATCCGCAAAATCAACGGCAAGCTGCAGCCGCGGATGGGTAGCCGCGCGATGCTGCTGGGTAAAATCTTCGCCAACCCGCATCTGCCGGGCATCGATGACTACTATGAGCCGTTTGATTTTGACTACCAGAACCTGCATAACGCGCCGGAAAGCAAGCATCAGCCAATTGCGCGTCCGCGCTCGCTGATCACCGGCCAGCGGATGAACAAAATCAACGCCGGCCCGAACTGGGAAGACGATCTCGGCGGCGAGTTCGAGAAGCTGAGCCGCGATCAGAACTTCGAAAACATGCAGAAAGCGATGTACGGCCAGTTTGAAAACACCTTCATGATGTATCTGCCGCGCCTGTGCGAACACTGCCTGAACCCGGCCTGTGTCGCCACCTGTCCGAGCGGCGCCATCTATAAACGTGAAGAAGATGGCATTGTGCTGATCGATCAGGATAAATGCCGCGGCTGGCGCATGTGCGTTACCGGCTGCCCGTACAAAAAAATCTACTTCAACTGGAAGAGTGGCAAGTCTGAGAAGTGCATCTTCTGCTATCCGCGTATCGAAGCGGGCATGCCGACGGTCTGCTCCGAAACCTGCGTAGGGCGTATTCGTTACCTCGGCGTGCTGCTGTATGACGCGGATGCGATTGAGAACGCGGCCAGCACCGAACATGAGAAAGACCTCTATCAGCGTCAGCTGGATGTCTTCCTCGATCCGCACGATCCGGCGGTGATCGCTCAGGCGCTGGAAGATGGCGTACCGCAGAGCGTGATTGACGCGGCGCAGAAATCTCCGGTCTACAAAATGGCGATGGACTGGAAGCTGGCGCTGCCGCTGCACCCGGAATACCGCACGCTGCCGATGGTCTGGTATGTGCCGCCTCTGTCACCGATTCAGTCCGCTGCCGATGCGGGTGAACTGGGCAGCAACGGCATTCTGCCGGACGTCGAAAGCCTGCGTATTCCGGTGCAGTATCTGGCGAACCTGCTGACCGCTGGCGATACCCAGCCGGTGCTGCTGGCGCTGAAAAGGATGCTGGCAATGCGTCACTTCAAACGGGCTGAAACCGTTGACGGCGTGATTGACACTCGTGCGCTGGAAGAGGTGGGGCTGACGGAAGCGCAGGCGCAGGAGATGTACCGCTATCTCGCCATCGCCAACTACGAAGACCGTTTTGTGGTGCCGTCCAGCCATCGTGAACTGGCGCGTGAAGCCTTCCCGGAGAAGAGCGGGTGTGGCTTTAGCTTCGGCGACGGCTGTCATGGTTCGGATAACAAATTCAACCTGTTCAACAGCCGCCGTATCGACGCGGTGAATGTGACAGTGAAAACGGAGCCGCACGCATGA
- a CDS encoding nitrate reductase subunit alpha produces MSKFLDRFRYFKQKGETFADGHGQLVNTNRDWEDGYRSRWQHDKIVRSTHGVNCTGSCSWQIFVKNGLVTWETQQTDYPRTRPDMPNHEPRGCPRGASYSWYLYSANRLKYPLMRKRLIKLWREAKAQHSDPVHAWASIIEDVDKAKSFKQARGRGGFVRSSWQEVNELIAASNVYTVKTYGPDRVAGFSPIPAMSMVSYASGARYLSLIGGTCLSFYDWYCDLPPASPQTWGEQTDVPESADWYNSSYILAWGSNVPQTRTPDAHFFTEVRYKGTKTVAITPDYAEIAKLCDLWLAPKQGTDAAMALAMGHVMLREFHLDKPSQYFTDYVRRYTDMPMLVMLEEREGYYAAGRMLRAADLVDALGQQNNPEWKTVALDSEGNMIAPNGSIGFRWGEKGKWNLEQRDGGNGADVELTLSLLGKHDDVAQVGFPYFGGDNTEHFQGVTLDNILLHKLPVKRLQLADGSSALVTTVYDLNMANYGLDRGLGDENCASRYDEIKAYTPAWAEKVTGVPQAQIIRVAREFAENADKTHGRSMIIVGAGMNHWYHLDMNYRGLINMLVFCGCVGQSGGGWAHYVGQEKLRPQTGWQPLAFALDWQRPARHMNSTSYFYNHSSQWRYETVTAQEFLSPMADQSRYSGHLIDFNVRAERMGWLPSAPQLGTNPLRIAAEAEKAGMSAVDYTVKSLKEGSLRFAAEQPENGKNHPRNLFIWRSNLLGSSGKGHEYMLKYLLGTEHGIQGQDLGKQGGVKPEEVEWQDNGLDGKLDLVVTLDFRLSSTCLYSDIVLPTATWYEKDDMNTSDMHPFIHPLSAAVDPAWESKSDWEIYKGIAKSFSALCVGHLGKETDVVTLPIQHDSAAELAQPLDVKDWKKGECDLIPGKTAPHIIPVERDYPATYERFTSIGPLMEKIGNGGKGIAWNTQSEMDLLRKLNYVKADGPAKGQPMLNSAIDAAEMILTLAPETNGNVAVKAWAALSEFTGRDHTHLALNKEDEKIRFRDIQAQPRKIISSPTWSGLEDEHVSYNAGYTNVHELIPWRTLSGRQQLYQDHQWMRDFGESLLVYRPPINTRSVKEMLGVKANGYPEKALNFLTPHQKWGIHSTYSDNLLMLTLGRGGPIVWLSETDAKEMGIADNDWIEVFNSNGALTARAVVSQRVPSGMTMMYHAQERIVNLPGSEITGQRGGIHNSVTRITPKPTHMIGGYAQLAYGFNYYGTVGSNRDEFVVVRKMKNINWLDGEGNDQVQESAK; encoded by the coding sequence ATGAGTAAATTCCTGGACCGGTTTCGCTACTTTAAACAGAAAGGCGAAACCTTTGCCGACGGGCACGGCCAGCTCGTAAACACCAACCGGGACTGGGAGGATGGATACCGCAGCCGCTGGCAGCACGACAAAATCGTGCGCTCTACCCATGGCGTAAACTGCACCGGCTCATGCAGCTGGCAGATTTTCGTCAAGAACGGCCTGGTCACCTGGGAAACCCAGCAAACGGACTACCCGCGTACCCGTCCTGATATGCCAAACCATGAACCACGCGGCTGTCCGCGCGGGGCAAGCTACTCCTGGTATCTTTACAGCGCAAACCGCCTGAAATACCCGCTGATGCGTAAACGCCTGATCAAACTCTGGCGTGAAGCGAAAGCGCAGCATAGCGATCCGGTGCATGCCTGGGCCTCTATCATTGAAGATGTGGATAAAGCGAAGAGCTTTAAGCAGGCGCGCGGACGCGGTGGCTTTGTGCGCTCCTCCTGGCAGGAAGTGAATGAACTGATTGCCGCCTCTAACGTCTACACCGTGAAAACCTACGGTCCGGACCGCGTAGCTGGCTTCTCGCCGATCCCGGCGATGTCGATGGTCTCTTACGCCTCCGGCGCTCGCTATCTGTCGCTGATTGGCGGCACCTGCCTGAGCTTTTACGACTGGTACTGCGACCTACCGCCTGCTTCACCGCAGACCTGGGGCGAGCAGACCGACGTGCCGGAATCGGCTGACTGGTACAACTCCAGCTATATCCTCGCCTGGGGCTCTAACGTGCCGCAGACCCGTACCCCGGATGCGCACTTCTTTACCGAAGTGCGTTACAAAGGGACCAAAACCGTCGCCATCACCCCGGACTACGCAGAAATCGCCAAGCTGTGCGACTTGTGGCTGGCACCGAAGCAGGGCACCGATGCGGCAATGGCGCTGGCGATGGGCCACGTGATGTTGCGTGAATTCCACCTCGATAAGCCGAGCCAGTACTTCACCGATTATGTTCGTCGCTACACCGACATGCCGATGCTGGTGATGCTCGAAGAGCGTGAGGGCTACTACGCCGCAGGCCGTATGCTGCGCGCCGCCGATCTGGTGGATGCGCTGGGCCAGCAAAACAACCCTGAGTGGAAAACCGTCGCGCTCGATAGCGAAGGCAACATGATCGCGCCGAACGGTTCGATCGGCTTCCGCTGGGGCGAAAAGGGCAAGTGGAACCTCGAGCAGCGCGATGGCGGTAACGGCGCAGACGTTGAATTGACCCTCAGCCTGTTGGGCAAACACGACGATGTCGCGCAGGTAGGCTTCCCGTACTTTGGCGGCGACAATACCGAGCACTTCCAGGGCGTTACGCTGGACAACATCTTGCTGCACAAACTGCCGGTTAAACGCCTGCAGCTGGCGGATGGCAGCAGCGCGCTGGTAACCACCGTTTATGACCTGAACATGGCCAACTATGGTCTGGATCGCGGCCTGGGTGATGAAAACTGCGCCAGCCGTTATGACGAAATCAAAGCCTATACACCGGCCTGGGCAGAGAAAGTGACCGGTGTACCGCAGGCGCAGATTATCCGTGTTGCGCGTGAGTTCGCCGAGAACGCTGATAAAACCCATGGGCGTTCGATGATTATCGTCGGTGCCGGGATGAACCACTGGTATCACCTCGATATGAACTATCGCGGGCTGATCAATATGCTGGTCTTCTGCGGCTGCGTTGGTCAGAGCGGCGGCGGCTGGGCGCACTATGTTGGTCAGGAAAAACTGCGTCCGCAGACCGGCTGGCAGCCGCTGGCCTTTGCCCTCGACTGGCAGCGTCCGGCGCGCCATATGAACAGCACCTCCTACTTCTATAACCACTCCAGCCAGTGGCGCTATGAAACGGTAACGGCGCAAGAGTTCCTCTCGCCGATGGCGGATCAATCCCGCTACAGCGGCCATCTGATTGACTTTAACGTCCGTGCCGAGCGCATGGGCTGGCTGCCTTCGGCTCCTCAGCTGGGTACCAACCCGCTGCGTATTGCCGCCGAAGCGGAAAAAGCCGGGATGTCCGCGGTGGATTACACCGTGAAATCCCTGAAAGAGGGCTCGCTGCGCTTCGCCGCCGAGCAGCCGGAAAACGGTAAAAACCATCCGCGTAACCTCTTTATCTGGCGTTCCAACCTGCTCGGCTCCTCCGGGAAAGGGCATGAGTACATGCTGAAATATCTGCTCGGCACCGAGCACGGCATTCAGGGCCAGGATCTGGGCAAACAGGGCGGGGTGAAACCGGAAGAGGTGGAGTGGCAGGATAACGGCCTCGACGGCAAACTCGACCTCGTCGTGACGCTCGACTTCCGCCTCTCCAGCACCTGCCTCTACTCAGACATCGTGCTGCCGACCGCGACCTGGTATGAGAAAGACGATATGAATACCTCGGATATGCATCCGTTTATTCATCCGCTCTCAGCCGCCGTCGATCCGGCCTGGGAATCGAAAAGCGACTGGGAAATCTATAAAGGCATCGCCAAATCCTTCTCTGCGCTCTGCGTGGGGCATTTAGGCAAAGAGACCGACGTGGTGACGCTGCCGATCCAGCATGACTCTGCCGCCGAACTGGCGCAGCCGCTGGACGTGAAGGACTGGAAGAAAGGCGAATGCGATCTGATTCCGGGCAAAACTGCACCGCACATTATTCCGGTGGAACGAGATTATCCGGCCACCTATGAGCGCTTTACCTCTATCGGCCCGCTGATGGAGAAGATCGGTAACGGCGGCAAAGGCATCGCATGGAATACCCAGAGCGAAATGGATCTACTGCGCAAGCTTAACTACGTGAAAGCGGATGGCCCGGCGAAAGGCCAGCCGATGCTCAACAGCGCCATCGATGCAGCAGAGATGATCCTTACCCTCGCCCCGGAAACCAACGGCAACGTGGCGGTGAAAGCCTGGGCGGCGCTGAGTGAATTTACCGGTCGCGACCATACCCATCTGGCGCTGAATAAAGAAGATGAGAAGATCCGCTTCCGCGATATTCAGGCGCAGCCGCGCAAAATCATCTCCAGCCCGACCTGGTCTGGCCTGGAAGATGAGCATGTCTCTTACAATGCCGGTTATACCAACGTCCATGAGCTGATTCCGTGGCGTACGCTCTCTGGCCGTCAGCAGCTCTATCAGGATCACCAGTGGATGCGCGACTTTGGCGAAAGCCTGCTGGTCTACCGCCCACCGATCAACACCCGTTCGGTGAAAGAGATGCTGGGCGTGAAAGCCAACGGCTACCCGGAAAAAGCGCTCAACTTCCTGACGCCGCACCAGAAGTGGGGGATCCACTCCACTTACAGCGACAACTTACTGATGCTGACGCTCGGTCGCGGCGGCCCGATTGTCTGGCTGAGTGAGACCGACGCTAAAGAGATGGGCATCGCCGATAACGACTGGATTGAGGTCTTTAACAGCAACGGCGCGCTGACCGCCCGTGCGGTAGTTAGCCAGCGCGTACCGTCCGGCATGACAATGATGTACCACGCGCAGGAACGCATTGTGAACCTGCCAGGCTCGGAGATCACCGGCCAGCGCGGCGGCATTCACAACTCGGTCACGCGTATTACGCCGAAACCGACGCACATGATTGGCGGCTACGCGCAGCTGGCCTACGGCTTTAACTATTACGGCACGGTCGGGTCCAACCGCGATGAGTTTGTGGTGGTACGTAAGATGAAAAACATTAACTGGTTGGATGGCGAAGGCAATGACCAGGTACAGGAGAGCGCAAAATGA
- a CDS encoding NarK family nitrate/nitrite MFS transporter, producing the protein MHQTSVPDSRSSSRVITDWRPEDPAFWQQQGQQIASRNLWISVPCLLLAFCVWMLFSAVAVNLPKVGFQFTTDQLFMLTALPSVSGALLRVPYSFMVPVFGGRRWTAFSTGILIIPCVWLGFAVQDTSTPFSTFIIISLLCGFAGANFASSMANISFFFPKEKQGGALGINGGFGNLGVSVMQLIAPLAVSFSIFAAFGGGGVTQPDGTMLYLQNAAWVWVPFLAVFTLAAWFGMNELATSKASLSAQLPVLKRSHLWIMSFLYLATFGSFIGFSAGFAMLSKTQFPEVQILHFAFFGPLVGALARSAGGAISDRLGGTRVTLVNFVVMAIFSALLFLTLPSNGEGGNFTAFFCVFLVLFLTAGLGSGSTFQMISVIFRKMTMERVKKAGGSESEAMREAATETAAALGFISAIGAIGGFFIPKAFGTSLALTGSPAGAMKVFLVFYIACVVITWAIYGRKKQ; encoded by the coding sequence ATGCATCAAACATCCGTTCCGGACTCGCGTTCGTCATCCCGGGTTATTACCGACTGGCGTCCCGAAGATCCGGCTTTCTGGCAGCAGCAGGGGCAGCAGATTGCCAGCCGCAATCTGTGGATCTCCGTGCCCTGCCTGCTTTTAGCCTTCTGCGTCTGGATGCTGTTTAGCGCAGTGGCGGTGAATCTGCCCAAGGTGGGCTTTCAGTTCACCACCGACCAACTGTTTATGCTAACGGCGCTGCCGTCGGTCTCCGGCGCGCTGTTGCGTGTACCATACTCCTTTATGGTACCGGTGTTTGGCGGGCGTCGCTGGACGGCATTCAGTACTGGCATCCTGATTATTCCCTGCGTCTGGCTCGGTTTTGCTGTGCAGGATACCTCCACGCCATTCAGCACATTTATCATTATCTCTCTGCTGTGCGGTTTTGCCGGAGCAAACTTTGCCTCCAGTATGGCGAACATCAGCTTCTTCTTCCCGAAAGAGAAGCAGGGCGGTGCGCTTGGCATCAACGGCGGCTTTGGCAACCTGGGGGTGAGCGTGATGCAGCTGATTGCGCCGCTGGCAGTCTCCTTCTCCATCTTTGCTGCCTTTGGCGGCGGCGGTGTGACTCAGCCTGACGGCACGATGCTTTATCTGCAAAACGCGGCCTGGGTCTGGGTGCCATTCCTGGCGGTATTCACCCTCGCGGCATGGTTCGGCATGAACGAGCTGGCGACCTCGAAAGCGTCGCTCAGCGCGCAACTGCCGGTGTTAAAGCGCTCGCATTTGTGGATCATGAGCTTCCTCTACCTGGCGACTTTCGGCTCATTTATCGGCTTCTCCGCCGGCTTTGCGATGTTGTCAAAAACCCAGTTTCCGGAGGTGCAGATCCTTCACTTTGCCTTCTTCGGGCCGCTGGTGGGCGCGCTGGCACGATCAGCGGGTGGAGCGATTTCCGACCGACTTGGCGGAACGCGTGTCACGCTTGTTAACTTTGTCGTGATGGCCATCTTCAGCGCCTTGCTGTTCCTGACGCTGCCGTCAAACGGCGAGGGTGGCAACTTCACCGCCTTCTTCTGCGTCTTCCTGGTGCTGTTCCTCACCGCCGGGCTGGGCAGCGGCTCAACCTTCCAGATGATCTCTGTGATCTTCCGTAAGATGACCATGGAGCGGGTGAAGAAAGCGGGCGGTAGCGAGAGCGAGGCGATGCGTGAAGCTGCGACGGAAACGGCGGCCGCGCTGGGCTTTATCTCGGCGATTGGCGCCATTGGCGGCTTCTTTATTCCGAAAGCGTTTGGCACCTCGTTGGCGCTGACCGGCTCACCGGCGGGCGCAATGAAAGTGTTTCTCGTGTTCTATATCGCCTGTGTGGTGATCACCTGGGCGATATACGGGCGTAAAAAACAATAA
- the narX gene encoding nitrate/nitrite two-component system sensor histidine kinase NarX gives MLKRLFSPLSLVSQLAVLMLLSTLIGVTGMAVSGWLVQGVQGSAHAINKAGSLRMQSYRLMSAIPLQEDEQYLIDEMEHTAFSPELALAAKRDGQQAQLADLQTYWHNVVIPAIKDARQPAQVTDIIAVFVGRIDKLVSAFDSNTEHRIAEVVVLHRVMAVLMGLLILIALVWLRARLLRPWQQLLHMARAVSQRDFTQRAHISGGNEMATLGEALNNMSAELGESYAVLERRVQEKTAGLEQKNEILSFLWQANHRLHSRIPMCERLSPVLNGLQNLTLLHDIELRVYDLEDEENHQEFTCQSTASCDVKGCHLCPRDGKLIESTGVGSTLKWRLADAHMQYGLLLAKLPPGRHLSHDQQQLVDTLVEQLTATLALDRHQDRQQQLMVMEERATIARELHDSIAQSLSCMKMQVSCLQMQGDEIPESSRQLLSQIRNELNTSWAQLRELLTTFRLQLTEPGLRPALESSCQEYSLRFGFDVRLDYQLPARIVPAHQAIHLLQIAREALSNALKHSGATAVSVAVQQQENRVVLRISDNGCGIPDNAERTNHYGLIIMRDRAQSLRGDCQVRPGASGGTDVVVTFIPETFLSSMQGDNHE, from the coding sequence ATGCTTAAACGCCTCTTTTCACCGCTGTCGCTGGTCAGCCAACTGGCCGTATTGATGCTGTTATCCACGCTGATTGGCGTGACCGGTATGGCGGTCTCCGGCTGGCTGGTGCAGGGCGTTCAGGGCAGCGCACACGCTATTAACAAAGCGGGTTCGCTGCGCATGCAGAGCTACCGTCTGATGTCGGCCATCCCGCTACAGGAAGATGAGCAATATCTGATAGATGAGATGGAGCACACCGCTTTCAGCCCCGAGCTGGCGCTGGCAGCAAAACGTGATGGCCAGCAGGCGCAGCTTGCTGATTTGCAAACCTACTGGCACAACGTGGTGATCCCGGCGATTAAAGATGCCCGGCAGCCAGCACAGGTCACTGACATCATCGCCGTTTTCGTTGGGCGCATCGATAAACTGGTCTCCGCCTTCGACAGCAATACCGAGCACCGCATCGCCGAAGTGGTGGTGCTGCATCGGGTGATGGCTGTGCTGATGGGGCTGCTGATCCTGATTGCGCTGGTGTGGCTGCGGGCGCGTCTGCTCCGACCGTGGCAGCAGTTGCTGCATATGGCGCGCGCCGTCAGCCAGCGCGATTTTACCCAGCGCGCCCATATCAGCGGCGGCAACGAGATGGCTACCCTTGGCGAGGCGCTTAACAATATGTCCGCCGAGCTGGGCGAGAGTTACGCGGTGCTAGAAAGGCGCGTGCAGGAGAAGACCGCCGGGCTTGAGCAGAAAAATGAGATCCTCTCCTTCTTATGGCAGGCCAACCACCGCCTGCATTCACGCATTCCGATGTGCGAGCGCCTGTCGCCGGTGCTTAACGGCTTACAGAATCTGACCCTGCTGCACGATATTGAACTACGGGTTTACGACCTGGAAGATGAAGAAAATCACCAGGAGTTTACCTGCCAGTCTACGGCCAGCTGCGATGTGAAAGGCTGCCACCTCTGCCCGCGCGACGGCAAATTGATTGAATCGACCGGCGTTGGCTCGACGCTCAAATGGCGGCTGGCGGATGCGCATATGCAGTACGGTTTGCTGCTGGCGAAGCTGCCGCCGGGCCGCCATTTAAGCCATGATCAGCAGCAATTGGTTGATACCCTGGTTGAACAGCTAACCGCCACGCTGGCGCTGGACAGGCATCAGGATCGCCAGCAGCAGCTGATGGTAATGGAGGAGCGTGCGACCATTGCCCGCGAGCTGCACGACTCGATTGCCCAGTCGCTCTCCTGCATGAAGATGCAGGTGAGCTGTTTGCAGATGCAGGGGGACGAAATCCCCGAGAGCAGCCGACAGTTGTTGAGCCAGATCCGTAATGAACTCAATACCTCCTGGGCGCAGCTGCGCGAACTGCTGACCACCTTCCGCTTACAGCTGACCGAGCCGGGGCTGCGCCCGGCGCTGGAGTCCAGCTGTCAGGAGTACAGTCTGCGTTTCGGTTTCGACGTGCGGCTTGATTACCAGCTTCCGGCCCGCATCGTTCCGGCGCATCAGGCCATTCATCTATTGCAGATCGCCCGCGAGGCGCTGAGCAATGCCCTAAAACACTCCGGCGCCACCGCGGTCAGTGTCGCCGTACAGCAACAGGAAAACCGTGTCGTACTGCGCATCAGCGATAACGGGTGTGGGATCCCGGATAATGCTGAGCGCACCAACCATTACGGACTCATTATTATGCGCGATCGCGCGCAAAGCCTGCGCGGCGACTGCCAGGTGCGTCCCGGAGCTTCCGGGGGGACTGACGTTGTCGTCACCTTCATACCCGAAACGTTTCTCTCATCTATGCAAGGAGATAACCATGAGTAA
- the narL gene encoding two-component system response regulator NarL, with translation MSNQDPATILLIDDHPMLRTGVKQLISMAHDITVVGEASNGEQGIELAESLDPDLILLDLNMPGMNGLETLDKLREKTLSGRIVVFSVSNHEEDVVTALKRGADGYLLKDMEPEDLLKALQQAAAGEMVLSEALTPVLAASLRANRATTDRDISQLTPRERDILKLIAQGLPNKMIARRLDITESTVKVHVKHMLKKMKLKSRVEAAVWVHQERVF, from the coding sequence ATGAGTAATCAGGATCCGGCAACTATCCTGCTAATCGACGACCATCCGATGCTGCGTACCGGTGTAAAGCAGTTAATTAGCATGGCCCACGACATCACCGTCGTCGGCGAGGCCAGCAACGGCGAGCAAGGCATTGAGCTGGCAGAATCGCTGGACCCGGACCTGATCCTGCTCGACCTTAATATGCCGGGCATGAACGGACTGGAGACCCTCGACAAGCTACGCGAGAAAACCCTCTCCGGGCGCATTGTGGTCTTTAGCGTCTCTAATCATGAAGAGGATGTGGTCACCGCCCTGAAGCGCGGCGCCGATGGCTACCTGCTGAAAGATATGGAGCCGGAAGATTTGCTGAAGGCATTGCAACAGGCGGCGGCGGGAGAGATGGTGCTGAGCGAGGCGCTGACGCCGGTGCTGGCAGCCAGTCTGCGCGCTAACCGCGCGACGACCGACCGCGATATCTCCCAGTTAACGCCGCGCGAGCGCGATATCCTGAAACTGATCGCCCAGGGGCTGCCGAACAAGATGATTGCCCGCCGTCTGGATATCACCGAGAGCACGGTGAAAGTGCACGTCAAACATATGCTGAAAAAGATGAAGCTTAAATCCCGCGTCGAAGCGGCTGTCTGGGTGCATCAGGAGCGGGTTTTCTGA
- a CDS encoding YchO/YchP family invasin, producing the protein MRSFLTSPLLSLLALLVAGGDAHALQNKYVQQAENPFDNNGDGLPDLSMAPETDAQEKHFAEMAKAFGEASMTDSDLSAGQQARQFAFGQLREVVSGEVNQQVESWLSPWGNATVDLKVDNEGQFNGSHGDWFVPLQDNNRYLSWSQLGLTQQDSGLIGNVGLGQRWVAGDWLLGYNTFYDAQLEENTGRAGFGAEAWGEFLRLSANYYQPVSHWRYDTATQQQRMARGYDVTAQARLPFYQYVNTSVSVEQYFGDNVDLFDSGTGYHNPVAVKLGVNYTPVPLVTITAEHRQGESGVSQNDLGLKLNYRFGVPLHKQLSPSEVAVSRSLRGSRYDSPTRNNLPVFEYRQRKTLSVFLATPPWDLQPGETVALKLQIHSTHGIRSLTWQGDTQALSLTPPVNARSGDGWTLIMPRWDSREGASNSWTLSVLVEDEKGQKVESNTIVLKLTEPVIPPATDGGTDWSLPAVQ; encoded by the coding sequence ATGCGCAGCTTCCTTACCTCTCCACTTCTCTCCCTTCTTGCCCTGTTAGTGGCGGGAGGCGATGCCCATGCGCTGCAGAACAAATATGTGCAGCAGGCGGAAAACCCGTTCGACAACAATGGCGATGGTCTCCCGGATCTCAGTATGGCACCGGAGACGGATGCGCAGGAGAAACACTTTGCCGAGATGGCGAAAGCGTTTGGGGAGGCGAGCATGACCGACAGCGACCTCAGCGCGGGTCAGCAGGCGCGCCAGTTCGCCTTCGGGCAACTGCGTGAGGTGGTGAGTGGAGAGGTCAATCAGCAGGTTGAGTCCTGGCTTTCGCCGTGGGGTAACGCCACCGTCGATCTGAAAGTGGATAATGAAGGGCAGTTTAACGGCAGCCATGGCGACTGGTTTGTACCGTTACAGGATAACAACCGCTACCTGAGCTGGAGCCAGCTGGGCCTGACGCAGCAAGATAGCGGCCTTATCGGCAATGTGGGGCTGGGGCAGCGCTGGGTTGCTGGCGACTGGCTCCTCGGCTACAACACTTTTTACGACGCTCAACTGGAAGAGAATACCGGGCGCGCCGGATTTGGCGCGGAGGCGTGGGGCGAATTCCTGCGTCTGTCGGCCAACTACTACCAGCCGGTGAGCCACTGGCGCTATGACACGGCGACGCAGCAGCAGCGCATGGCGCGCGGTTACGATGTGACGGCGCAGGCGCGACTACCGTTCTACCAGTACGTCAACACCAGCGTCAGCGTGGAGCAGTACTTTGGCGACAATGTCGATCTGTTTGATAGCGGCACGGGTTATCACAACCCGGTCGCCGTCAAACTGGGGGTCAACTACACCCCGGTGCCGCTGGTGACCATTACCGCCGAGCATCGCCAGGGGGAGAGTGGGGTAAGCCAGAACGATTTAGGGTTAAAACTCAACTACCGCTTTGGCGTGCCGCTGCATAAACAGCTCTCACCCTCTGAAGTTGCCGTTAGCCGCTCCCTGCGCGGCAGCCGCTACGATAGCCCGACGCGCAACAATCTGCCGGTGTTTGAGTATCGCCAGCGCAAAACCCTCTCCGTTTTCCTGGCAACGCCGCCCTGGGATCTCCAGCCGGGGGAAACGGTGGCGCTTAAACTGCAAATTCACAGCACGCACGGTATCCGCAGCCTGACCTGGCAGGGCGACACTCAGGCGCTGAGTTTAACGCCGCCGGTGAACGCACGCAGCGGCGATGGCTGGACATTGATTATGCCGCGCTGGGACAGCCGCGAAGGGGCGAGCAACAGCTGGACGCTTTCGGTACTGGTGGAGGATGAGAAGGGGCAGAAAGTGGAATCAAACACTATCGTGCTGAAGCTGACCGAGCCGGTGATCCCACCGGCAACGGATGGCGGTACGGACTGGTCGCTGCCAGCCGTGCAGTGA